From a region of the Candidatus Hydrogenedens sp. genome:
- the menB gene encoding 1,4-dihydroxy-2-naphthoyl-CoA synthase: MGEVTICWQEAKKYSEIFYHKAEGIAKITINRPNRRNAFTPITLDEISDALADARFDPQIGVIILTGEGDKAFCSGGDQKYRGEAGYIDPRTGHHRLNVLDLYRQIRTCPKPVIAMVAGYAIGGGNILAMVCDLTIAADNAIFGQTGPKVGSFDAGYGSAHLARIVGQKKAREIWFLCKQYNAQEALQMGLINTVVPLEELEATTVAWCRQILKMSPIALRCIKAAMNADEDGQAGLTELAGNATMLFYMTEEGQEGRNAFLEKRDPDFSKFPRKP; this comes from the coding sequence ATGGGTGAAGTAACAATATGCTGGCAGGAAGCAAAAAAGTATTCGGAGATTTTTTATCACAAAGCCGAAGGAATAGCAAAGATTACTATCAATCGTCCTAATCGTCGAAACGCCTTTACTCCGATTACTCTGGATGAAATTAGTGATGCTCTCGCCGATGCACGATTTGACCCTCAGATAGGAGTAATTATCCTCACTGGAGAAGGGGATAAAGCATTTTGTTCCGGTGGAGACCAGAAATACCGTGGAGAAGCAGGATATATAGACCCACGCACAGGACATCATCGTTTGAATGTTCTTGATTTATACCGCCAGATACGAACCTGTCCGAAGCCTGTTATAGCCATGGTTGCAGGTTATGCCATAGGCGGTGGAAATATTTTAGCGATGGTTTGTGATTTGACCATTGCCGCTGATAATGCTATATTTGGACAAACAGGACCCAAAGTGGGCTCTTTTGATGCAGGTTATGGTTCCGCCCATTTAGCGAGAATTGTAGGACAGAAAAAAGCAAGGGAAATATGGTTCTTATGCAAGCAATATAATGCTCAGGAAGCATTGCAAATGGGGCTGATAAATACAGTAGTACCTCTGGAAGAATTAGAAGCAACCACGGTGGCATGGTGTCGCCAGATTTTGAAAATGTCTCCGATTGCTCTTCGCTGTATCAAGGCGGCAATGAATGCAGATGAAGATGGACAGGCGGGATTAACCGAATTAGCCGGCAACGCTACTATGCTTTTTTATATGACCGAAGAGGGACAGGAAGGTCGTAATGCCTTCCTCGAAAAAAGAGACCCCGATTTTTCAAAGTTTCCACGAAAGCCCTAA